From a single Pseudomonas cremoricolorata genomic region:
- a CDS encoding SGNH/GDSL hydrolase family protein, giving the protein MSGQDTLNQLDQTVAAFNELALSPEAKMVTLPSGSQKPTNAKIIADLATQMAGAQIYTTVALGLQATRADGYFSVVSASDADYIDLYRNNNGSAALVDTYPNSKAVKAVKQQVDSATAAIGQIAEVVQDPSSIPIADDEAAIVAVDQEGGEFLSITAKRTRTPALDAVSHAVESGIYDAEGGAVLHAGAEEISIGPLTIGLTSLPGIYVVDAEGSILQDLTYPGEAPVSQATPGFPLADGAYFAPKLVTAAGSPLHINVPSLISNRDLAAGLVASIWSTTTAASTTSNSDLVIQCSDYGAAARLKLRDPMNGTYEHLLDLQMIDLPVASSAGKVPNVLLIGDSISNRQGAQIMKAAIQRNGRDSNWIGTIGGSGVENQAYNESGPLGEAREAYETANFTYASITEITIPVPAGGESEYLALSKIERRNRNPFIRPATSNDDPAIVRNGYVLDFAFYQSRFNLQPPDVIVYGLGMNDFGKLSGTSAIQNYVNDNEGLMFARMRAAWPNAKIIRFLPGLPYQTVRNADWTNKYIPLIRSIMALHKGLANPNTVIVPSWAFSDPEVGYQTAAGTVDPVTGFAVVQLSDYTHPGQANRQRLFNSIAPYISASNLGLI; this is encoded by the coding sequence ATGAGCGGCCAAGACACCCTCAATCAGCTCGACCAGACCGTTGCTGCGTTCAATGAGCTGGCGCTTTCGCCAGAGGCAAAGATGGTCACTTTGCCGAGCGGATCGCAAAAGCCAACCAACGCCAAGATCATCGCTGACCTGGCCACGCAGATGGCTGGGGCGCAGATCTACACCACCGTAGCGCTGGGCCTCCAGGCCACGCGGGCGGATGGATATTTCAGCGTGGTGTCGGCATCGGACGCTGACTACATCGACCTGTACCGGAACAACAATGGCAGCGCTGCTCTCGTCGATACCTACCCAAATTCCAAGGCGGTGAAGGCGGTGAAGCAGCAAGTCGACTCAGCGACTGCCGCCATCGGCCAAATCGCAGAGGTTGTTCAAGACCCGTCATCTATCCCAATTGCTGATGACGAAGCAGCGATAGTGGCTGTCGATCAAGAAGGGGGAGAGTTTCTTTCCATTACGGCAAAGCGTACGCGGACTCCGGCGCTGGATGCGGTCAGTCACGCAGTCGAGTCGGGGATTTATGACGCTGAAGGTGGCGCGGTTCTTCACGCCGGCGCTGAAGAAATTTCCATTGGTCCGCTGACGATCGGCCTGACTTCGCTGCCTGGAATCTATGTCGTCGACGCCGAAGGGAGCATTCTTCAGGATCTGACCTATCCGGGGGAAGCTCCAGTATCTCAAGCAACGCCAGGATTTCCTCTGGCTGATGGTGCGTATTTCGCTCCGAAGTTGGTGACTGCTGCAGGATCGCCATTGCATATCAATGTCCCAAGCCTGATATCAAATCGTGATCTCGCAGCTGGGTTGGTGGCCTCAATCTGGAGCACCACCACAGCCGCTTCGACGACGTCCAATTCGGATCTGGTTATCCAATGTTCTGATTATGGAGCAGCTGCAAGGCTCAAGCTGCGCGACCCCATGAACGGGACATACGAGCACTTGCTGGATCTTCAGATGATTGATTTGCCAGTGGCTTCAAGTGCTGGAAAAGTGCCCAATGTGCTGCTGATCGGCGACAGTATCAGTAATCGACAGGGCGCCCAGATCATGAAGGCTGCCATCCAGCGCAATGGCCGGGACTCGAACTGGATAGGCACCATAGGCGGGTCAGGGGTCGAAAACCAGGCCTACAACGAGTCTGGTCCCCTTGGCGAAGCCCGTGAAGCTTACGAGACTGCCAACTTCACCTACGCCTCCATTACCGAAATAACAATTCCAGTGCCCGCTGGCGGGGAATCCGAGTATTTGGCTCTCTCAAAAATAGAAAGACGCAACCGGAATCCCTTCATCCGTCCAGCAACATCGAACGACGACCCTGCCATTGTGCGCAATGGCTATGTTCTTGACTTCGCTTTTTACCAGTCCAGGTTCAACCTTCAACCGCCTGATGTGATTGTCTACGGTCTTGGCATGAACGACTTTGGCAAGTTGTCCGGAACCAGCGCAATCCAGAACTATGTGAATGACAATGAGGGGTTGATGTTTGCCCGCATGAGAGCTGCCTGGCCAAACGCAAAAATCATTCGCTTTCTACCAGGCCTGCCCTATCAAACTGTTCGTAACGCAGACTGGACGAACAAGTACATCCCGCTGATCCGATCAATCATGGCGCTTCACAAGGGACTGGCTAACCCCAATACCGTCATCGTGCCTTCATGGGCTTTCTCAGATCCAGAAGTCGGCTACCAAACCGCAGCAGGCACTGTAGATCCAGTAACCGGATTCGCTGTTGTCCAGCTTTCTGACTACACACATCCTGGCCAAGCCAACCGACAGAGACTCTTTAACAGCATCGCCCCTTACATCAGCGCGTCAAACTTGGGATTAATTTAA
- a CDS encoding glycoside hydrolase family 24 protein: MPRISAADAGGINVLAFLDMLAWSEGTSTIKASDDGYNVLVGGTLFTDYSQHPRVLVPLPRYGIKSTAAGRYQFLAPTWDAIVKNYGFKGRFIPEAQDLAAIKLLTECGALPLIKAGRISDAIARAAPIWASLPGAGYGQREHKLAALLGIYESERAADAKPAGDLLSMYAACGGEAVA, encoded by the coding sequence ATGCCACGAATCTCTGCTGCCGACGCCGGCGGCATCAACGTGCTCGCTTTCCTCGACATGCTCGCCTGGTCGGAAGGCACCTCAACCATCAAGGCCAGCGACGACGGCTACAACGTCCTGGTGGGCGGCACGCTGTTCACCGACTACAGCCAGCACCCGCGCGTGCTGGTACCGCTGCCGCGCTACGGCATCAAGTCGACGGCTGCCGGTCGCTACCAGTTCCTGGCCCCCACCTGGGATGCCATCGTCAAGAACTACGGTTTCAAGGGCCGCTTCATCCCAGAAGCCCAAGACCTGGCCGCGATCAAGCTGCTGACCGAATGTGGCGCGCTGCCGCTGATCAAGGCCGGGCGGATCAGTGACGCGATCGCCAGGGCTGCGCCGATCTGGGCCAGCCTGCCTGGCGCCGGATACGGCCAGCGCGAGCACAAGCTGGCGGCGCTGCTGGGGATCTACGAAAGCGAGCGTGCCGCCGATGCCAAGCCGGCTGGTGACCTTCTGTCGATGTACGCCGCGTGCGGTGGCGAGGCCGTAGCGTGA
- a CDS encoding DUF2514 family protein, which yields MIGAPLIPRAVPAWVWWLAVLLLVAGGQQYRLVLAQRDAGAARADLADYRLLVAERDQHAAAQARTEEQRRQQVADREGENARQKLEAVAGRAATAESAADGLRGEIARLRAGRSATCGAIAAQQRQAETSAVVVLGGLLEEADRMAGSLAAALERSRVAGMACERVIDGIRPAAER from the coding sequence GTGATCGGCGCGCCGCTGATTCCAAGGGCTGTTCCTGCCTGGGTCTGGTGGCTGGCCGTCCTGCTGCTGGTCGCCGGCGGGCAGCAATACCGGCTGGTGCTGGCGCAGCGTGACGCCGGCGCGGCGCGTGCCGACTTGGCCGACTACCGACTGCTGGTTGCCGAGCGCGATCAGCACGCCGCGGCCCAGGCCAGAACAGAAGAGCAGCGCCGCCAGCAGGTGGCTGATCGGGAGGGTGAGAATGCACGTCAGAAACTGGAGGCGGTTGCCGGCCGCGCCGCTACTGCTGAGTCTGCTGCTGACGGCCTGCGCGGGGAAATCGCCCGACTGCGCGCCGGGCGAAGCGCAACCTGCGGTGCCATCGCTGCCCAGCAGCGCCAGGCAGAAACCTCTGCCGTCGTGGTGCTCGGGGGACTGCTTGAAGAAGCTGACCGAATGGCGGGAAGCCTCGCGGCAGCGCTTGAGCGAAGCCGAGTAGCAGGCATGGCCTGTGAACGTGTGATCGATGGAATTCGGCCTGCCGCTGAGCGGTAA
- a CDS encoding tyrosine-type recombinase/integrase: MRPRSTENRDLPPGMYRRKRVRKSGKVWVGYYYRDQVGKEIPLGTDLPKAKLKWAELEAKSAPVELTTMKGIFDQYEKHIIPKKAPRTQKDNVYELKQLRTVFDLAPIDAITPSMIAHYRDSRSAKTRANREIALLSHVFNTAREWGLTVKENPCLGIKKNKEKPRDFYANETVWLAVYEEAPEELRDAMDLAYLTGQRPSDVLSMRKDDVEGSYLLVSQGKTGKRLRIILELNGVNNSLGTLLERIKLRTQQHASSFFILNEHGKRMSWGMLRNRWSEAREAARLKAIGSKNSELAARIAQFQFRDIRPKAASEINDVAEASLLLGHSKEGITERVYRRVGAIASPTK; encoded by the coding sequence ATGCGCCCCAGAAGTACAGAGAACCGCGATCTGCCGCCGGGTATGTACCGGCGAAAGCGAGTCAGAAAAAGCGGCAAAGTGTGGGTCGGGTATTACTACCGCGACCAAGTGGGCAAGGAAATCCCTCTCGGCACCGACCTGCCCAAAGCCAAGCTCAAGTGGGCTGAATTGGAAGCAAAGTCTGCTCCGGTCGAGCTGACGACCATGAAAGGAATTTTCGACCAGTACGAAAAGCACATCATCCCGAAGAAGGCCCCCAGAACCCAGAAAGACAACGTCTACGAGCTCAAGCAGCTTCGGACGGTGTTCGACCTTGCGCCCATCGATGCAATCACCCCATCGATGATCGCTCACTACCGCGACTCCCGCTCAGCCAAGACCCGTGCGAATCGGGAAATAGCCCTGCTCTCGCACGTGTTCAACACGGCCAGGGAATGGGGACTGACGGTGAAAGAAAATCCTTGCCTAGGCATCAAAAAGAACAAAGAGAAGCCGCGCGACTTTTATGCCAATGAGACCGTTTGGCTCGCAGTGTATGAGGAGGCTCCGGAGGAGCTGAGGGATGCGATGGACTTGGCGTATCTGACTGGCCAGCGGCCCTCGGACGTACTGTCAATGCGCAAGGATGATGTGGAAGGAAGCTATCTGCTGGTAAGCCAAGGCAAGACTGGCAAACGGCTCAGGATCATCCTGGAATTGAACGGTGTGAACAACAGCCTCGGCACGCTGCTGGAACGCATCAAGCTGCGCACGCAGCAGCATGCTTCGTCATTCTTCATCCTGAACGAACACGGGAAACGGATGAGCTGGGGCATGCTGCGAAATCGATGGAGCGAGGCACGAGAGGCCGCACGGCTAAAAGCTATCGGCTCAAAGAACTCTGAGCTGGCAGCGCGCATAGCCCAGTTCCAATTCAGGGACATCCGCCCCAAAGCCGCTTCTGAAATCAACGATGTGGCCGAGGCCAGCCTGCTGCTGGGTCATTCCAAGGAAGGAATCACAGAGCGGGTCTACCGCCGCGTGGGGGCGATCGCCAGCCCCACAAAGTGA
- a CDS encoding DUF4224 domain-containing protein encodes METETLSDDELVEITGYKPRAYQRRWLSSHGWHFVESRGGRPLVGRQYARLKLSGAVVELMTVTPHSPPKPTWTPDFSRVK; translated from the coding sequence ATGGAAACCGAAACCCTATCGGATGACGAGCTGGTTGAGATCACCGGCTACAAGCCCCGTGCTTATCAGCGCCGCTGGTTGAGCTCTCACGGTTGGCATTTCGTTGAGAGCCGCGGTGGTCGACCTCTTGTAGGCCGGCAGTACGCACGCCTCAAGCTGAGCGGCGCCGTCGTCGAGCTGATGACTGTGACCCCGCACTCACCGCCCAAGCCCACCTGGACACCAGACTTCTCACGAGTGAAGTGA
- a CDS encoding phage protein NinX family protein, protein MTDTISVRASNLTGAALDWAVAMAEGYTQDSEDHTCIISPQGEPSSCTARGAALGYGYRPSTSWVHGGPLIDKHRGGCQWNAYMGGTDTCYWAGPGNTVRWHYGPTALVAFCRSLVESKLGSHVQVPKELMP, encoded by the coding sequence ATGACCGACACAATCAGCGTCAGGGCATCCAACCTCACCGGTGCAGCGCTGGATTGGGCGGTGGCCATGGCCGAGGGCTACACCCAGGACAGCGAGGATCACACCTGCATCATCAGCCCCCAGGGTGAGCCGAGCAGTTGCACCGCCCGCGGCGCCGCCTTGGGCTATGGCTACCGGCCCTCTACCAGCTGGGTACATGGCGGACCACTGATCGACAAGCACCGCGGCGGCTGCCAGTGGAACGCCTACATGGGCGGCACCGACACCTGCTACTGGGCCGGGCCTGGCAACACGGTGCGCTGGCACTATGGGCCGACGGCGCTGGTCGCGTTCTGCCGTTCGCTGGTGGAGAGCAAGCTGGGCAGCCATGTCCAGGTGCCGAAGGAGCTGATGCCGTGA
- a CDS encoding DUF4406 domain-containing protein: protein MPTENRSSAEARAIQLTQDRELRVYIAGPMTGLPDFNFPAFNAAADLMRSAGWHVENPAEHGVVPGAEWADYLRYDIARLATCEMIMLLPGWSKSKGANLEVAIAQQLGMPIKLAEGAETIQQHQGEPVEYYTATRLKRPGVDAISSVSAPWTVVLASQYDDHINRLQALLTRLSAALQFYADREHFHFESSNWDTVSGEPLNILWCGDEPDFIEDGTVARNALSASAEPSSAVWFQSRVQPWLMECFGEMIAGDREERNHRFLEEALELVQALGATADEAHQLVDYVFGRAVGEPAQEVGGVMVTLAALCLANGLDMHQLAETELARIWTKVEQIRAKQTSKPQFGPLPGVYPDRKP from the coding sequence ATGCCCACAGAAAACCGATCCAGCGCAGAAGCGCGCGCCATACAGCTCACCCAAGACCGCGAGTTGCGCGTCTACATCGCCGGGCCCATGACCGGCTTGCCCGACTTCAACTTCCCCGCCTTCAACGCTGCCGCTGATCTAATGCGCTCTGCTGGCTGGCATGTTGAGAACCCCGCCGAGCACGGGGTGGTGCCAGGGGCTGAGTGGGCCGACTACCTGAGATACGACATTGCCAGGCTGGCGACCTGCGAGATGATCATGCTTCTTCCAGGCTGGTCAAAGTCGAAGGGAGCTAACCTCGAAGTGGCGATCGCCCAGCAACTGGGGATGCCGATCAAGCTGGCAGAAGGTGCTGAGACAATCCAGCAACACCAGGGTGAGCCGGTCGAGTATTACACCGCCACGCGTCTCAAGCGCCCAGGTGTCGACGCCATCAGCAGCGTCAGTGCGCCTTGGACTGTTGTTCTGGCATCGCAGTATGACGACCATATTAATCGACTCCAGGCTCTGCTCACTCGTTTGAGCGCGGCGCTCCAGTTTTATGCCGACCGCGAGCACTTCCACTTCGAAAGCAGCAATTGGGACACGGTGAGCGGTGAGCCGCTGAACATTCTCTGGTGCGGCGACGAGCCAGATTTCATCGAGGATGGCACTGTCGCGCGAAACGCCCTATCCGCCAGCGCAGAGCCGAGCTCGGCGGTCTGGTTCCAGTCCCGCGTCCAGCCCTGGCTCATGGAATGCTTCGGCGAGATGATCGCCGGCGACCGGGAAGAGCGAAATCACCGATTCCTTGAGGAAGCGCTGGAACTGGTCCAGGCGCTAGGCGCCACCGCTGACGAGGCTCATCAGCTGGTCGACTACGTGTTCGGGCGCGCGGTCGGCGAGCCGGCCCAGGAGGTTGGTGGCGTGATGGTCACGCTGGCTGCTCTCTGCCTGGCGAATGGCTTGGACATGCATCAGCTCGCCGAAACTGAACTGGCACGCATTTGGACGAAGGTAGAACAGATCAGGGCCAAGCAGACCAGCAAGCCGCAGTTCGGGCCGCTGCCAGGCGTGTATCCAGATCGCAAGCCGTAA
- a CDS encoding DNA cytosine methyltransferase yields MNLTYGSVCSGIEAATVAWHPLGWHADWYAEIEPYPCAVLAYRYPKTPNHGDMTRLAAMVLSGKIQAPDVLVGGTPCQAFSVAGMREGLADPRGALTIKYVELLDAIDHVRTLNGQAEAVCTWENVPGVLSDKGNAFGCFLGALVGESEELQPPGGKWKDAGCVYGPRRTVAWRVLDAQYFGLAQRRRRVFVVASARAGFDPLEVLFEREGLRRDTPPRRGQGQDVAGTVTASTGGVDENDAVDGRLAVYGGNNTAGPIDIAPARNACASASGRMDFESEAFVVHGTQDPCILTDQAFALGRNSGQENAVLAFAENSRSEVRLEGGDGQVVGTLSTGGGKPGQGLPCIAFSCKDHCADAGELAPTLRAMGHGASHPNAGGQIAVCLPHAIQAGALRENPNSGPDGIGVQLDHAYTLEARAEVQAVHSGSQVRRLTPRECERLQGFPDYYTLIPYRGRVAGLCPDGPRYKAIGNSKAVPVVRWIGQRLQQQLERSA; encoded by the coding sequence ATGAATCTTACATACGGAAGTGTCTGCAGCGGCATCGAGGCTGCGACCGTGGCGTGGCACCCGCTTGGCTGGCACGCCGACTGGTATGCGGAGATCGAACCGTATCCCTGCGCGGTGCTGGCCTATCGGTACCCGAAGACGCCGAACCACGGTGACATGACCCGGCTGGCAGCCATGGTGCTGTCCGGCAAGATCCAGGCGCCCGATGTCTTGGTCGGCGGCACACCCTGCCAAGCCTTCAGCGTGGCCGGCATGCGCGAAGGCCTGGCCGATCCCCGAGGTGCACTCACCATCAAATACGTGGAGCTGCTAGATGCAATTGACCATGTTCGAACCCTCAACGGCCAGGCCGAGGCCGTCTGCACCTGGGAAAATGTCCCCGGCGTCCTCTCCGACAAAGGTAACGCGTTCGGCTGCTTCCTCGGGGCCCTGGTGGGCGAATCCGAAGAACTCCAGCCGCCAGGGGGCAAATGGAAGGACGCTGGTTGTGTGTATGGACCCAGGCGAACAGTCGCATGGCGGGTTCTGGATGCCCAATATTTCGGCCTGGCCCAACGACGCCGCCGTGTGTTCGTTGTCGCAAGTGCTCGAGCAGGGTTTGATCCACTCGAAGTACTTTTTGAGCGCGAAGGCCTGCGCCGGGATACTCCGCCGCGCCGAGGCCAGGGGCAAGACGTTGCCGGAACAGTTACAGCAAGCACTGGAGGCGTCGACGAAAACGACGCAGTAGATGGGCGGCTGGCGGTGTACGGCGGGAACAACACTGCTGGTCCCATTGATATAGCGCCAGCACGGAATGCTTGCGCAAGCGCCAGCGGCAGGATGGATTTCGAGAGCGAGGCTTTCGTCGTGCACGGCACGCAAGACCCTTGCATCCTTACCGACCAGGCATTCGCACTCGGGAGGAACAGCGGCCAGGAGAATGCAGTGCTCGCATTCGCCGAGAACAGCCGTAGCGAGGTCCGCTTGGAGGGCGGTGATGGCCAAGTAGTGGGCACGCTTTCAACAGGTGGCGGCAAGCCTGGCCAGGGCCTCCCCTGCATTGCCTTCAGCTGCAAGGACCACTGCGCCGACGCCGGAGAACTGGCGCCCACTCTTCGCGCCATGGGCCACGGCGCGAGCCATCCCAACGCAGGCGGGCAGATAGCTGTTTGCCTGCCGCACGCAATCCAGGCCGGAGCGCTGCGCGAGAATCCAAACAGCGGGCCGGATGGAATCGGGGTGCAGCTTGATCATGCCTACACGCTCGAGGCCAGAGCAGAAGTGCAAGCGGTTCACTCTGGCTCGCAGGTGCGCCGCCTCACACCGCGCGAGTGCGAGCGCCTGCAAGGTTTCCCTGACTACTACACGCTGATTCCCTATCGCGGACGAGTAGCAGGCCTCTGCCCTGACGGTCCGCGCTACAAGGCTATCGGCAACAGCAAGGCCGTACCCGTCGTCCGCTGGATCGGTCAACGCCTCCAACAACAACTCGAACGCTCAGCTTGA